Proteins encoded by one window of Chryseobacterium foetidum:
- a CDS encoding rhamnogalacturonan lyase codes for MNVKFKFILAAVLFSELLSAQRQMEYLKRGIVALPSDSGVFVSWRLLGAEAQNTHFDLYRTENNQTKKLNEKPLSNETNFLDKTADKAKNYTYFVKSNTQDKSVDIDSANYAANQKPYFSIPLKTPQGYTPNDASVADLDGDGVYEIILHQTGRSKDNSQKGETDPPIIQAYKMNGTFLWEINLGKNIREGAHYTQFLVYDLDQDGKAEIVMKTADGSRDGKGKYIGDPTKNYVNENGMILSGPEFMTVFNGETGAEIHTVNYEVPRFAGSLNPTAEQMTETWGDAKGNRIDRFLGAVAYLDGKIPSVIMSRGYYTRTAIAAWDYKDKKLSLRWLFDTESSEENKKYRGQGNHNLSIADVDNDGKDEIVFGAMTVDDDGKVLNSTGFGHGDALHVGDLDPSNPGLEIFDIQERFDDAGAHFRDGKTGKVLWKLPSTVYSESSKFQGPGRGLSLNIDPRYEGSESWAAGAGLKGVYDTKGKKISNKNPPANMGIYWDGDFLSEILDGTNISKWDWKKEKTNLIFDAKNFQCESNNGTKKNPALVADLFGDWREEVMYRTADNQELRIFSTTIPTKHRLYTLMHNPQYRLSIVWQNVGYNQPPHTDYYLDESIKEMPKPNVVTTKK; via the coding sequence ATGAATGTCAAATTCAAATTTATATTAGCCGCAGTTCTCTTTTCAGAACTCCTGTCTGCACAAAGACAAATGGAATATCTGAAACGGGGAATCGTTGCCTTACCTTCAGATTCGGGCGTTTTTGTAAGTTGGCGTTTGCTTGGCGCAGAAGCTCAAAATACCCATTTTGATTTGTACCGCACTGAAAATAATCAAACAAAAAAACTGAACGAAAAACCACTTTCAAATGAAACCAATTTTTTAGATAAAACCGCCGACAAAGCAAAAAATTACACCTATTTCGTCAAATCCAATACTCAGGATAAATCGGTTGACATCGATTCTGCAAACTATGCAGCCAACCAAAAACCTTATTTTTCAATTCCGCTGAAAACACCTCAAGGTTACACGCCAAATGACGCATCAGTAGCTGATTTGGATGGCGATGGCGTGTATGAAATCATTCTTCATCAAACCGGAAGGTCAAAAGACAACAGCCAAAAAGGAGAAACCGACCCGCCAATTATTCAGGCTTATAAAATGAATGGGACGTTTTTGTGGGAAATTAATTTGGGAAAAAATATTAGGGAAGGCGCCCATTACACCCAGTTTTTGGTTTATGATTTAGACCAGGACGGCAAAGCGGAAATTGTAATGAAAACCGCCGACGGAAGCAGAGACGGAAAAGGAAAATACATCGGCGACCCAACAAAAAATTACGTCAACGAAAACGGAATGATTCTCTCCGGACCGGAATTTATGACGGTTTTTAATGGTGAAACAGGAGCTGAGATTCACACTGTAAACTATGAAGTTCCAAGGTTTGCGGGAAGTTTAAATCCAACTGCTGAACAAATGACCGAAACCTGGGGCGATGCAAAAGGAAACCGTATCGATAGATTTTTAGGAGCAGTTGCCTATTTGGACGGAAAAATACCGAGCGTGATAATGTCGCGAGGTTACTACACCAGAACTGCGATTGCTGCCTGGGATTATAAAGATAAAAAACTCAGTTTGCGATGGCTTTTTGATACCGAAAGCTCAGAAGAAAATAAAAAATACCGCGGACAGGGAAATCATAATTTGAGTATTGCAGATGTTGACAATGACGGAAAAGACGAAATTGTTTTCGGAGCAATGACCGTTGATGACGACGGAAAAGTATTGAACAGTACGGGCTTTGGTCACGGCGATGCGTTGCATGTTGGAGATTTGGACCCATCAAATCCTGGATTGGAAATCTTTGATATTCAGGAAAGGTTTGATGATGCCGGAGCGCATTTCAGAGATGGGAAAACAGGAAAAGTTCTATGGAAATTGCCATCAACGGTTTACAGTGAATCCAGTAAATTTCAGGGGCCTGGACGTGGTTTATCTTTAAATATTGACCCACGCTATGAAGGCTCGGAATCCTGGGCCGCCGGAGCTGGATTGAAAGGTGTTTACGATACAAAAGGAAAAAAAATAAGTAATAAAAATCCACCTGCGAATATGGGAATTTATTGGGACGGTGATTTCTTAAGCGAAATTTTAGACGGAACCAACATTTCAAAATGGGATTGGAAAAAAGAAAAAACAAATCTCATTTTTGATGCTAAAAATTTCCAGTGTGAATCGAATAACGGTACAAAGAAAAATCCTGCTTTGGTGGCAGATTTATTCGGAGACTGGCGGGAAGAAGTGATGTACAGAACAGCCGACAATCAGGAATTGAGAATTTTTTCAACCACAATTCCAACGAAACACAGATTGTATACTTTAATGCATAATCCGCAATACCGTTTAAGCATCGTGTGGCAAAATGTAGGCTACAATCAGCCGCCACACACCGATTATTATCTGGATGAATCGATTAAGGAAATGCCTAAACCGAATGTTGTAACCACGAAAAAATAG